A genomic region of Hydrogenovibrio crunogenus contains the following coding sequences:
- a CDS encoding efflux RND transporter periplasmic adaptor subunit — protein sequence MKKAIWSLSGTIVLMAMMTPVFAKTIQIGALVAGQVEKVYVQAGQQVKPGQLLVKIDDTRYQAKMKVLQASVEMTRLKLADAKIELDQALDLYDRTVSAKRELDAAQLAYDVAQQLHLKAQAELEMSQAWSKYYVIKAPVAGKIKTIDAPKGATVYKENTPVIQIEAP from the coding sequence ATGAAAAAAGCGATATGGTCATTGAGCGGAACGATTGTCTTGATGGCAATGATGACACCCGTTTTTGCTAAAACCATTCAAATTGGTGCTTTGGTGGCCGGTCAGGTTGAAAAGGTTTATGTTCAAGCCGGTCAACAGGTTAAACCGGGACAGTTGTTAGTTAAAATTGACGATACTCGTTATCAGGCAAAGATGAAAGTCTTGCAAGCCAGTGTTGAAATGACGCGTTTAAAATTGGCAGATGCGAAAATTGAATTGGATCAAGCGTTAGATTTATATGATAGAACGGTTTCGGCCAAGCGAGAGTTGGATGCGGCTCAGCTTGCTTATGATGTCGCGCAACAATTGCACTTAAAAGCCCAAGCAGAACTTGAAATGAGCCAGGCCTGGTCAAAATATTATGTGATAAAAGCCCCGGTGGCAGGCAAAATTAAAACGATTGATGCGCCAAAAGGGGCGACCGTTTATAAAGAAAATACCCCAGTCATTCAGATTGAAGCACCTTAA
- a CDS encoding DUF4870 family protein — protein MSQTITPDTTMAKVTYILYLCSLVAGVTAIIGVVIAYTKRPDKDAPAWLTAHYHYQIQTFWYGLAYFVAGLLLMPIVIGGFIILWWIVWLVVRSIKGLSALEKQKAIEGSFFGFGNEQI, from the coding sequence ATGTCACAAACCATAACACCTGACACAACGATGGCAAAAGTCACTTATATACTGTATTTGTGCAGTTTAGTGGCGGGTGTTACGGCAATTATAGGAGTTGTTATCGCCTATACCAAGCGCCCTGATAAAGATGCGCCGGCATGGTTAACAGCGCATTACCACTATCAAATTCAAACCTTTTGGTATGGGCTGGCTTACTTTGTAGCGGGTTTGCTGTTAATGCCTATTGTCATTGGCGGATTTATTATTTTATGGTGGATTGTTTGGTTGGTTGTGCGCTCAATAAAAGGATTAAGTGCACTAGAAAAGCAAAAAGCGATTGAAGGAAGTTTTTTTGGATTTGGAAACGAACAAATTTAA
- a CDS encoding alkene reductase, protein MKHLLSPLTIGHTELPNRIFMAPLTRSRAQQPGNVPGDLNVKYYTQRATAGLIVTEATPVSQQGQGYAYTPGIYTDAQEAGWKKVVDSVHAKGGHMSLQLWHVGRISNTELQDGGRAPVAPSAIQAENSQCSAPVEGGSLKMMPCAMPRALDTDELPGIVEQYRQATIRGAKAGFDFFEVHSANGYLLHQFLATNTNHRTDEYGGSIQNRARLVLEVLDAVIKEVGKEKVGVRLSPNFVAHDMNDETSEEMTLYLAKEFTKRGIAYLHIAEPDWAGGAPLTDAFRSALRDQFKGALIFCGNYDAEKAEQTLAKGLADAIAFGRAFIANPDLVARFKQGAELNTPNPDTFYGGSTEGYTDYPFMDGSPSN, encoded by the coding sequence ATGAAACATCTGCTATCCCCTCTCACAATAGGACACACAGAGTTACCTAATCGTATCTTCATGGCGCCTTTAACCAGAAGTCGCGCTCAACAGCCAGGTAACGTACCCGGTGACTTGAATGTAAAATATTACACACAGCGTGCAACTGCTGGGCTAATTGTCACCGAAGCCACGCCAGTTTCTCAACAAGGACAAGGCTATGCGTATACCCCTGGTATCTATACCGATGCCCAAGAAGCAGGCTGGAAAAAAGTTGTGGATAGTGTTCACGCTAAAGGGGGTCATATGTCATTGCAACTATGGCATGTTGGGCGGATTTCAAATACCGAACTTCAAGATGGTGGAAGAGCGCCAGTCGCTCCCTCTGCCATCCAGGCAGAAAACAGTCAATGTAGTGCCCCTGTAGAAGGCGGCTCTTTAAAAATGATGCCTTGTGCCATGCCTAGAGCATTAGATACGGATGAGTTACCGGGTATTGTTGAACAATATCGTCAAGCAACAATTCGTGGTGCAAAAGCCGGGTTTGATTTTTTTGAGGTTCATTCAGCTAATGGCTATTTACTGCATCAATTTTTGGCGACCAACACTAACCATCGAACCGATGAATATGGCGGCAGTATTCAAAACCGCGCCCGTTTGGTTTTGGAGGTATTGGATGCGGTAATCAAAGAGGTAGGGAAGGAGAAAGTCGGCGTGCGTTTATCCCCTAACTTCGTAGCACATGATATGAATGATGAAACGTCAGAAGAAATGACATTATATTTAGCCAAAGAGTTTACCAAACGCGGAATTGCGTATCTACATATTGCTGAACCCGACTGGGCGGGCGGCGCACCGTTAACAGATGCGTTTCGTTCTGCATTGCGAGATCAGTTTAAAGGGGCGTTAATTTTCTGCGGTAACTATGATGCAGAAAAAGCAGAACAGACACTCGCCAAGGGCTTGGCCGATGCCATCGCATTCGGGCGCGCATTTATTGCCAACCCTGACTTAGTGGCGCGCTTTAAACAGGGAGCAGAACTGAATACACCCAACCCTGATACTTTTTACGGCGGCAGCACAGAAGGTTATACTGATTATCCATTTATGGATGGATCACCATCAAACTAA
- a CDS encoding GGDEF domain-containing protein, with product MKTSLIHPRLLIPFLLVLAFITISPSISASETVKVQLRWLHQFQFAGYYIALEKGYYKEKGLNVELIPGGPDALKPIDDVLNEKVDFAITGSGVIIDRMEGKPVVALAAIMQTSPIVWITLKSSQIRTPQDMADRKLLIMPPPESAELLTMLAYEGIPKNRLNIQDTSYRIEDLIDGKADAYDGYISNEPYFLKQRGIEYNIINPKDYGINFYSDVLITSEKMVKKNPTLVKNFKEATLQGWEYALKHIEETVQLIHQKYAPNKTLNHLRFEAQTLKKLIMPELVQIGHMNPGRWKFIAKSYRDLNMTTADGNLDGFLFKDNKKTDYTLVAAISVASAILLLIACLIIFKFRKLSLDLKKSNQMLEELAIIDQLTQIKNRHGLFEEASIVLSQAKRHNSPCIFLMLDIDNFKHINDTYGHPAGDVTLISFAKTISKNRRKHDIVARLGGEEFGILLVDTNLEEANKIANTILKNIQNLTIQVPNTDVQFSITASIGIAPAIGTLEEFWHLADKALYQAKNNGRNQIAIMQENDE from the coding sequence ATGAAAACCAGTCTTATACATCCTCGTTTATTAATCCCCTTCTTACTTGTTCTCGCTTTTATAACAATAAGTCCGTCTATTTCTGCTTCAGAAACCGTAAAAGTCCAACTGCGCTGGTTACATCAATTTCAATTTGCTGGCTACTATATTGCCTTAGAAAAAGGCTATTACAAGGAAAAAGGGTTGAATGTCGAGTTGATTCCTGGTGGCCCTGATGCCTTAAAACCCATTGATGACGTCTTAAATGAAAAAGTGGATTTCGCCATCACCGGCTCAGGAGTCATCATTGATAGAATGGAAGGCAAGCCAGTCGTTGCGCTGGCTGCTATCATGCAAACATCACCCATCGTCTGGATTACTTTGAAATCATCACAAATCAGAACGCCACAAGATATGGCCGACCGTAAATTACTTATTATGCCTCCACCAGAAAGTGCCGAATTACTGACGATGTTGGCGTATGAAGGCATACCTAAAAACCGACTTAACATCCAAGATACCAGTTACCGAATTGAAGACCTTATTGACGGCAAGGCGGATGCTTATGATGGCTATATCTCCAATGAACCCTATTTTCTTAAACAACGAGGAATTGAATACAACATAATCAATCCAAAAGATTATGGTATCAACTTCTATAGTGACGTTCTAATTACAAGTGAAAAAATGGTTAAAAAGAACCCCACTTTAGTCAAAAACTTTAAGGAAGCCACATTACAGGGCTGGGAATATGCACTGAAGCATATAGAAGAAACCGTCCAACTAATCCATCAAAAATATGCACCGAATAAAACACTTAACCATCTTCGGTTTGAAGCGCAAACTTTAAAAAAATTGATTATGCCTGAACTGGTACAAATTGGACATATGAACCCAGGCCGTTGGAAATTTATTGCTAAAAGCTATCGTGATTTAAACATGACAACGGCTGACGGAAATCTAGATGGATTTCTCTTTAAAGACAATAAAAAAACAGATTACACTTTGGTTGCTGCAATTTCTGTTGCCAGTGCCATCTTACTCCTTATTGCATGCCTTATTATTTTTAAGTTTAGAAAACTTTCTCTCGATCTAAAGAAAAGCAACCAAATGCTCGAGGAGCTTGCCATCATTGACCAACTGACTCAAATAAAAAACCGACACGGCTTGTTTGAAGAAGCGTCTATTGTTCTGAGCCAAGCTAAGAGACACAACTCACCCTGTATTTTTTTAATGCTTGATATCGATAACTTCAAACACATTAACGACACCTATGGACACCCCGCTGGCGATGTCACTTTAATCAGTTTTGCCAAAACCATTTCAAAAAACAGACGTAAACATGATATCGTCGCGAGACTTGGTGGCGAAGAGTTCGGCATACTTCTAGTAGACACGAACTTAGAAGAAGCTAACAAAATTGCAAATACAATCCTCAAAAATATTCAAAACTTAACGATTCAAGTACCCAATACCGATGTTCAATTTTCAATTACTGCTAGCATAGGAATCGCTCCAGCAATAGGAACTCTAGAGGAATTTTGGCACCTTGCTGATAAAGCACTCTATCAAGCTAAGAACAACGGGCGTAATCAGATTGCTATCATGCAAGAAAATGACGAGTAA
- a CDS encoding DUF2202 domain-containing protein, with translation MKNALLSLLLTSFLTALTTQSHATDTYIGQISSDEEAGLLYMREEEKLARDVYLTLYDRWEVNIFENIAKSEQTHTETIKSLLDKYALPDPVLDDSIGIFTDYHFTELYVALTDAGSESYEEALRVGIQIEELDIRDIAEKISKVENNPDIVEVYENLMKGSRNHLRSFWRLFEENNLVYEPQYISEEEFYEIVNSPME, from the coding sequence ATGAAAAATGCACTTTTAAGTTTATTACTAACCAGTTTTTTAACCGCTTTAACAACTCAATCGCATGCCACAGATACATACATTGGGCAAATATCAAGTGATGAAGAAGCAGGCTTGCTTTACATGAGAGAAGAAGAAAAGCTGGCTCGAGATGTTTATCTAACCCTTTATGATCGCTGGGAAGTGAATATTTTCGAAAATATTGCCAAGTCTGAGCAAACGCATACAGAAACGATTAAATCGTTACTGGATAAATACGCACTGCCAGATCCAGTATTAGATGATTCAATTGGGATCTTTACGGATTACCACTTTACAGAGCTTTATGTCGCCCTAACAGACGCGGGATCAGAAAGCTATGAAGAAGCGCTTCGAGTGGGAATTCAGATTGAAGAACTAGACATTCGTGATATTGCTGAAAAAATCAGCAAAGTAGAAAATAACCCTGACATTGTCGAGGTTTACGAAAACCTAATGAAAGGCTCACGAAACCATTTGCGTTCATTCTGGCGTTTATTTGAAGAAAATAATTTGGTTTATGAACCACAATATATTTCAGAAGAAGAATTCTACGAAATCGTGAATTCTCCAATGGAATAA
- the dnaX gene encoding DNA polymerase III subunit gamma/tau, translated as MTDTVLARKWRPKNFSELVGQTHVMQALSNALDQQRLHHAYLFTGTRGVGKTTIARIFSKALNCEQGITSKPCGVCSTCRSIDEGRFVDLIEVDAASKTKVEDTRELLENVQYAPVQGRYKVYLIDEVHMLSKSSFNALLKTLEEPPEHVKFLLATTDPHKLPITVLSRCLQFNLMRLTLPQIQQHLAYILQQEQVPFEETALAMIAKSADGSARDSLSILDQAIAYGGGKVQYDAVQAMLGLVDQQFTLNILSALANESADELKEVIQQLALMGVDYTALNAQLIEALHQMSLLQVLGDLTESSLIEVEMLQQLSQQLSPERIQVLYQIALLAKQDMALAPDIRIGFEMSLLRMLAFKPVFTETVSSMAHEKPEEGMNRPESVTTTRPGQNESVVPPVQQGATEQIRSDIETPQHIETPSVSTPEPQMTAPSPVASQPSEEMDHLADLKARLDSTLGKSEAPIKHRESHDAKVPESVVVNRQPLDQSTPVATENRQEAIEPNLEAVTHHVSSSSPMQKTVEESPTPPVFEQPGIESVSLNAQENFVSETPFETAETAVSSEMDAGVVSVTDWIALIADLQLEGMAAELARQSVLIKRDTQSLSLSVDPEQAHAKTELALQRLEEQVKAQLGVRVIFVNYPEDHWTPAKHFAAEAKAKQGNAAESIQNDTIVQNLIQTLNLKVIESSIQPITKS; from the coding sequence GTGACTGATACTGTTTTAGCCCGTAAGTGGCGACCGAAAAACTTTTCTGAATTAGTCGGACAAACTCACGTGATGCAGGCGCTTTCTAATGCGCTGGATCAGCAAAGATTGCATCATGCCTATTTGTTCACTGGTACACGAGGGGTTGGAAAGACGACGATTGCTCGTATTTTTTCTAAAGCGTTGAATTGTGAGCAAGGCATTACATCCAAACCTTGTGGTGTTTGTTCCACGTGCCGGTCTATCGATGAAGGGCGTTTTGTTGATTTGATTGAAGTGGACGCGGCCTCTAAAACCAAAGTCGAGGATACACGCGAGTTATTGGAAAATGTCCAGTATGCTCCTGTTCAAGGGCGTTACAAAGTTTACCTGATCGATGAAGTTCACATGTTATCCAAGAGCAGTTTCAATGCTTTGTTGAAAACGCTGGAAGAGCCACCGGAACATGTCAAGTTCTTGTTGGCGACAACGGATCCTCACAAATTACCCATCACCGTTCTTTCTCGTTGCTTGCAGTTCAACTTAATGCGATTAACACTGCCGCAGATTCAGCAGCACTTAGCTTATATTTTGCAACAAGAACAAGTCCCTTTTGAAGAAACAGCATTGGCCATGATTGCCAAAAGCGCTGATGGGTCTGCCAGGGATTCTTTAAGTATTTTGGATCAAGCGATTGCTTACGGTGGTGGAAAGGTTCAATACGATGCTGTTCAAGCTATGTTGGGGCTGGTAGATCAACAATTTACCTTAAATATTCTATCTGCATTAGCTAATGAGTCGGCAGATGAGTTAAAAGAAGTGATCCAACAATTAGCCTTGATGGGGGTGGATTACACAGCATTGAATGCACAATTGATTGAAGCCTTGCATCAGATGAGTCTGTTGCAGGTATTGGGTGATTTGACTGAAAGCAGTTTAATTGAGGTCGAAATGCTACAACAGTTGAGTCAACAATTGTCGCCAGAGCGTATTCAGGTGTTATATCAAATTGCGTTGCTGGCTAAACAAGATATGGCACTGGCTCCGGATATTCGTATCGGCTTTGAGATGTCTCTTTTGAGAATGCTGGCTTTTAAACCGGTTTTTACTGAAACGGTGTCTTCTATGGCGCATGAAAAGCCAGAAGAGGGGATGAATCGTCCAGAGAGTGTAACAACAACCAGGCCTGGTCAAAATGAGTCTGTGGTCCCGCCTGTGCAGCAAGGCGCAACAGAGCAAATTCGTTCAGATATTGAAACGCCTCAACATATAGAAACTCCTTCTGTATCTACGCCTGAGCCTCAAATGACCGCTCCTTCGCCTGTCGCTTCTCAACCTTCTGAAGAAATGGATCATTTAGCGGATTTAAAAGCGAGGTTAGATTCGACGCTGGGAAAGTCTGAAGCGCCAATCAAGCATCGTGAGAGTCACGATGCGAAGGTGCCTGAGTCTGTCGTAGTCAATCGCCAGCCATTGGATCAATCAACACCCGTTGCTACAGAAAACCGGCAAGAAGCTATAGAGCCGAATCTGGAGGCGGTTACGCATCATGTATCTTCCAGTAGTCCAATGCAAAAAACGGTAGAAGAATCACCGACCCCTCCTGTATTTGAGCAGCCTGGAATCGAAAGCGTTTCTTTGAATGCACAAGAAAATTTTGTATCGGAAACGCCTTTTGAGACCGCCGAGACAGCCGTATCAAGTGAGATGGATGCTGGTGTGGTGTCAGTAACGGATTGGATTGCGTTGATTGCTGACCTACAATTAGAGGGCATGGCCGCTGAGCTGGCAAGGCAGTCGGTTTTAATTAAGCGAGATACTCAGAGTCTCTCGTTAAGCGTTGATCCGGAGCAGGCGCATGCAAAAACAGAACTAGCCCTTCAGCGATTGGAAGAACAAGTGAAAGCACAGTTAGGTGTGCGGGTGATTTTTGTGAACTACCCGGAAGATCATTGGACGCCGGCTAAGCATTTCGCTGCTGAAGCAAAGGCAAAGCAAGGGAATGCTGCAGAAAGCATTCAGAATGACACCATTGTGCAGAATTTAATACAAACATTGAATTTGAAAGTGATTGAATCTTCGATTCAACCGATTACTAAATCATAA
- a CDS encoding YbaB/EbfC family nucleoid-associated protein: protein MLGGKGGLGNLMKQAQEMQKNMQAAQDEIAKMEIPGEAGGGMVKVVMTGKHELVKVEIDDSLMDDKEMLEDLFAAAVNSAARRVEETTQEKMGGLTGGIDLPPGMKMPF from the coding sequence ATGTTAGGTGGAAAAGGTGGTTTGGGCAACTTGATGAAGCAAGCCCAGGAAATGCAAAAAAATATGCAGGCAGCACAGGACGAAATCGCCAAGATGGAAATTCCAGGCGAAGCAGGTGGTGGCATGGTAAAAGTTGTTATGACGGGAAAGCATGAGCTTGTTAAAGTCGAGATTGATGACAGCTTGATGGATGACAAGGAAATGTTGGAAGATTTGTTTGCGGCTGCTGTGAACAGTGCCGCACGTCGTGTTGAAGAAACTACACAAGAAAAAATGGGTGGTCTAACGGGTGGAATCGATTTGCCGCCAGGTATGAAGATGCCATTTTAA
- the recR gene encoding recombination mediator RecR — protein MQSPVINELIDAFKLLPTIGPKSAQRLAYFLLQNHQQDGHRLASAIEAALEKVGYCQQCRNLSEAEVCGVCASKSRQADQLCIVEMPTDVVAIEQSGIYRGQYFVLMGHLSPIDGVGPDELGLPILRDRLAQGEIQELILATNPTVEGEATAHYIQQMAIEFNISVTRLAQGIPLGGELEYIDSGTLGQAFAGRKAV, from the coding sequence ATGCAAAGCCCTGTTATTAATGAATTAATCGATGCATTTAAGTTGTTGCCTACCATTGGGCCAAAGTCGGCTCAACGTTTGGCTTATTTCTTATTGCAAAACCACCAGCAAGATGGTCATCGTCTGGCATCTGCCATAGAAGCCGCACTGGAAAAAGTGGGGTACTGTCAACAGTGCCGAAACTTGTCTGAAGCCGAAGTATGCGGAGTCTGTGCATCAAAATCCAGACAGGCGGATCAGCTGTGCATCGTTGAAATGCCAACGGATGTGGTGGCGATTGAACAGTCAGGTATCTACAGAGGTCAGTATTTTGTATTGATGGGACATTTATCACCGATTGATGGCGTTGGTCCCGATGAACTTGGGCTGCCTATCTTACGGGATAGATTGGCTCAAGGTGAAATACAAGAATTGATTTTAGCCACGAATCCGACAGTGGAAGGTGAGGCGACCGCGCATTATATTCAGCAGATGGCGATAGAGTTCAATATCTCTGTAACCCGCTTGGCTCAAGGGATTCCTTTAGGGGGTGAGTTAGAGTACATCGATAGTGGGACTTTAGGTCAGGCATTTGCTGGTCGTAAAGCGGTGTAG
- the argF gene encoding ornithine carbamoyltransferase, protein MSIKHFLTLQDFSPAELKQLMLRAIELKKIQKSGEIFEPLKNKTLAMIFEKSSTRTRISFEIGMSQLGGHALFLSPRDTQLGRGEPIEDTAKVISSMADGIMIRTFGHEVVEKMAEHSQVPVINALTDDYHPCQLLADMQTYYEHRGSIEGKTVLWVGDGNNMCHSYINAAKQYGFKLRISAPEDYDPNPSIVEANRAHVEIVRNPMDAAENVDLIVTDVWASMGQEEEQKKREKAFKDYQVNTALMNQANPDALFMHCLPAHRGEEVSAEVMDAKDSVVWDEAENRLHAQKALLEYLMAKA, encoded by the coding sequence ATGAGCATTAAACACTTTTTAACCCTACAAGACTTTTCACCAGCTGAGCTAAAACAATTGATGCTGCGTGCCATTGAACTTAAAAAGATTCAAAAGTCAGGCGAGATCTTTGAACCGCTGAAAAACAAAACCCTTGCGATGATTTTTGAAAAATCTTCGACGCGAACACGCATTTCATTTGAAATTGGAATGAGCCAACTTGGCGGACACGCTCTATTCTTATCTCCTCGTGACACACAGCTAGGACGAGGGGAACCGATTGAAGACACTGCAAAAGTCATCTCCAGCATGGCTGACGGGATCATGATCCGTACTTTTGGACATGAAGTCGTTGAAAAAATGGCTGAGCATTCTCAAGTCCCTGTGATTAACGCTTTGACCGATGATTACCATCCTTGTCAATTGCTTGCCGACATGCAAACCTATTATGAACATCGCGGTTCAATTGAAGGTAAAACTGTCTTATGGGTTGGCGATGGCAACAATATGTGTCACTCATATATCAATGCGGCTAAACAATATGGCTTTAAATTGCGTATTTCTGCGCCTGAAGACTATGATCCAAACCCGAGCATTGTTGAGGCGAACCGGGCACATGTTGAAATAGTACGCAACCCAATGGATGCCGCAGAAAATGTTGACCTAATCGTAACCGATGTTTGGGCCAGCATGGGACAAGAAGAAGAACAGAAAAAGCGTGAAAAAGCATTCAAAGACTATCAAGTCAACACAGCCTTGATGAACCAGGCCAATCCAGATGCTTTATTTATGCATTGTTTACCGGCACACCGAGGTGAAGAAGTGTCTGCTGAAGTGATGGATGCGAAAGACAGTGTGGTTTGGGATGAAGCAGAAAACCGTCTTCATGCTCAAAAAGCATTGCTTGAATATTTAATGGCCAAGGCTTAA
- a CDS encoding aspartate aminotransferase family protein, with the protein MNSQDHLMNTYARLPVTFESGQGAMLYDTEGQGYLDAISGIAVCSLGHAHPEISRTICEQSQQLIHTSNLYGIEKQTQLADELIEISNLEKVFFCNSGAEANETAIKMARKFAHQQQIQSPKIIVMENSFHGRTLATLSATGNPKVQQGFEPLVEGFIRVPYNDVEAVQNLSTDSDIVAILVEPIQGEGGVNIPDRGYLKALRDICDQNNWLLMLDEIQTGIGRTGKWFAHQHEEILPDVMTLAKALGNGVPIGACLAGNKAADLLVPGNHGTTFGGNPLACATGLAVIKTLTFHNFIEHVDAKGALLVARLQEALEQNKAVVNVRGLGYMIGIELDRPCAELVQKALKKHLLINVTQGNTIRLLPTFVMSNDQTDQLISTLVELIDELTQTST; encoded by the coding sequence ATGAACTCACAAGATCATTTAATGAACACTTATGCAAGACTTCCGGTTACATTTGAATCCGGTCAAGGCGCGATGCTATACGATACGGAAGGGCAAGGATACTTGGATGCTATAAGCGGCATTGCCGTCTGCAGCTTAGGTCATGCTCATCCGGAAATCTCCAGAACTATCTGTGAACAAAGCCAACAATTAATTCATACATCTAATTTGTATGGCATCGAAAAACAAACCCAGCTTGCCGATGAGTTGATTGAAATTTCAAATCTTGAAAAAGTATTTTTCTGTAACTCAGGTGCAGAAGCCAATGAAACAGCAATCAAGATGGCACGAAAATTTGCTCATCAACAACAGATTCAATCCCCCAAGATCATCGTGATGGAAAACAGCTTTCATGGTCGAACATTAGCCACACTCTCTGCAACGGGTAATCCTAAAGTGCAACAAGGGTTCGAGCCGCTTGTCGAAGGCTTTATTCGTGTTCCTTACAATGACGTGGAAGCCGTACAAAATTTATCTACCGACTCGGATATTGTGGCCATTCTCGTTGAACCTATTCAAGGAGAAGGAGGCGTTAACATTCCTGACCGCGGTTACTTAAAAGCGTTACGTGATATCTGTGATCAAAACAACTGGTTACTCATGTTAGATGAAATTCAAACAGGTATTGGACGGACGGGTAAATGGTTTGCCCACCAGCACGAAGAAATTTTGCCAGACGTTATGACCTTAGCAAAGGCGCTTGGTAACGGCGTACCAATTGGAGCTTGCTTGGCAGGAAACAAAGCTGCTGATTTATTGGTTCCGGGTAACCATGGCACTACATTTGGAGGCAATCCGCTTGCGTGCGCAACGGGGCTTGCGGTTATCAAAACGCTTACTTTCCACAATTTTATCGAGCATGTTGATGCAAAAGGCGCCTTACTTGTTGCGCGCTTACAAGAAGCACTGGAACAGAACAAAGCGGTTGTCAACGTACGTGGTTTAGGCTATATGATCGGTATTGAGCTTGATCGTCCTTGTGCGGAACTGGTTCAAAAGGCTTTGAAAAAACATCTCTTGATTAATGTCACTCAAGGCAACACGATTCGCTTATTACCGACATTCGTCATGTCGAATGACCAAACAGATCAGCTAATCAGTACCCTTGTTGAACTAATTGATGAACTTACTCAAACAAGTACCTAA
- a CDS encoding branched-chain amino acid transaminase — protein sequence MQTMSDRDGFIWLDGEMVDWRDAKTHVLTHTLHYGMGVFEGVRAYEAEQGTSIFRLEAHTDRLFNSAKIMNMPMPYSKEELNEAQRAAVRDNDLKSAYIRPMVFYGSEGMGLRADNLKTHVMVAAWEWGAYMGEENLQKGIKIATSSFTRHHVNVTMTKAKSNGAYMNSMLALQEAVSHGCDEALLLDTEGYVSEGSGENFFMVKDGIIFTPELTSALDGITRKTIMQLAKEAGYEVREKRITRDEVYIADEAFFTGTAAEVTPIRELDNRPIGQGSRGPVTELLQAKYFDVVHGRSQQHLDWLTTVV from the coding sequence ATGCAAACAATGAGTGATCGTGACGGATTTATCTGGCTTGATGGAGAGATGGTTGATTGGCGTGATGCTAAAACGCACGTTTTAACCCATACCTTACATTATGGGATGGGAGTCTTTGAAGGTGTCAGAGCTTATGAAGCCGAGCAGGGAACCTCTATTTTCCGTTTAGAAGCCCATACAGATCGCTTGTTTAACTCCGCAAAGATTATGAATATGCCGATGCCGTATTCAAAAGAAGAATTGAATGAGGCGCAACGTGCTGCGGTGCGAGATAATGATTTGAAGTCAGCTTATATTCGTCCGATGGTTTTTTATGGTTCGGAAGGAATGGGGTTGAGAGCCGACAATCTGAAAACACATGTTATGGTTGCTGCCTGGGAGTGGGGTGCCTACATGGGTGAAGAAAACCTTCAAAAAGGGATTAAGATTGCGACTTCCTCTTTTACGCGTCATCATGTCAATGTGACAATGACAAAAGCCAAGTCAAATGGGGCTTATATGAATTCGATGCTGGCGTTGCAAGAAGCGGTCAGTCACGGATGCGATGAAGCGTTGTTGCTGGATACGGAAGGATATGTGTCTGAAGGGTCTGGAGAAAATTTCTTTATGGTGAAGGATGGCATTATTTTTACCCCTGAGTTGACTTCTGCGCTAGATGGAATTACGCGTAAAACGATTATGCAGTTGGCGAAAGAAGCAGGGTATGAAGTGCGTGAAAAGCGCATCACGCGCGATGAAGTGTATATTGCGGATGAAGCTTTTTTCACCGGAACGGCCGCTGAAGTCACGCCGATTCGTGAACTAGATAATCGTCCAATTGGTCAGGGAAGTCGTGGTCCAGTGACCGAGTTGCTTCAGGCAAAATACTTTGATGTTGTGCATGGCCGTTCACAGCAACATTTAGATTGGTTAACCACAGTGGTTTAA
- a CDS encoding zinc-finger domain-containing protein, producing MSKQKLIEVTYDDLPLSCPRPEDTQWNSHPKVMLPIEETGAAKCPYCGTDYVLKDWDPSHSHH from the coding sequence ATGAGTAAACAAAAATTAATTGAAGTGACTTATGATGATTTGCCTTTGTCGTGTCCTAGACCAGAAGACACTCAATGGAATTCACATCCGAAAGTGATGCTGCCTATTGAAGAGACTGGGGCGGCTAAGTGTCCTTATTGTGGAACGGATTATGTTTTGAAAGACTGGGATCCAAGTCACAGTCATCATTAA